The Theileria annulata chromosome 2, complete sequence, *** SEQUENCING IN PROGRESS *** genomic sequence tttaagatatgatattgaaaaattattattcatagACTCTAATGATAGagattataattatactgAGTGTATTATAGAATTATATGAATTAATTCTTGTAATTGAATTTGGATTTAATTGTAAGAATATTTGgtttaatgataaattgtATTGGTCCAATACAAATCCTCAAGAATTTCccaaatttttattatttgatcttgttaataatatttttttattattttataattcagaacttgttaatatttctggaactcataaaaaatttattcatCGGTTCCAGTTAAGAAATGATTATATAAACCaaattaatcaaaaattaattaaaagaaaatttaataatattaaacaaattaaacaaaatgtAATTTGTCCTAAACcaatcaaatttatatcaaaCACAGAATCAATATGTGATACAGAGTCAGTATCATGTGACACGGAGTCAAGACAGTATAATAAGGAGTCAGGATATAATAAGGAGTTAGGACATTGTAATAAGGAGTTaggatataataaatattatgtagATGAAATtggattaataaattcaattgtAAATaggaaaattataattaaaattgatgtaattaatgaaagttatatcaatataattaatcaatTCTATGAATATTTCAACTTAACAACATCAGATACTACTATAGATACGCTTAATAACCTTAGTACACTCtatagctgtaaaattagctccctttccagggaTAGTAAAAGTGtaattagctccctttcccgtGGTACCAGACCCCGTAAcggaataataataaatggttatatattaataataaataattataattgttattataattttaaaaatgtaatatgTAATGAGATAAGTTATTATAAGAGAATACTGTATAAAAGTCAATCCAAGTATCCGgaatcattaatattttacaagaaacataatataacattgattaaatttgatgataaatttatattacatatattaaaatatggTATTTGGACTGAGAAATCTTATGTGATACCACCAATTAGGTTATATAGAGAAAATAATCTTGGAGAATTATTACCATTAACTACAGAACAATATGATATAcatttgaatatatttgGTACTACACAATTAGTATATAGTGTCaatcaaataaatacaGTAATGTTAATGTTAGGAGATGAGTTGGTATGGAAAAGGAAGAAAACAAGTAGGAATAAATTGGAATAtataagaaaattaatatacaatttaatGGATAATAGTTTCACAATTGTAACAGACATAACGTTAAGATGTATAAAGAAACATAATCGttggtataataaattccaTGAATTAACTtatttaacacattttactGATGATTCTGGTgaattaacaataattGATCGtgagaaattaaatataacttATAACTCAAGACATAAATATCTTTTCAATTATGAAACTATAAATTGTGCACAAATATCACATTATGATACGGTAATTTGGTCTAAAACTAATGAAAATTACCCTAAGTGTATGGAATTGAAAATTATGAGCAAATGTaagaaatttatattacaatttaataataaatttaaagtcTATACAATAACTCATGGAATGGCTAATGGTATGggtaattttacagctatggagtgtatcagaggaaagggagctaattttatgggTACCGAGTGTATCAGaggaaagggagctaattttatgcctatggagtgtactatgggaaagggagctaattctacagctatggagtgtactcctggaaagggagctaattttatgcctatggagtgtactagtAGTAAGGATACTAATGGAATGAGTGTAGTAGAAATTAAGTTACCAGAAATTGAACTTTATACATGTGATAAAAATggaaattatattaaacttTTGAATGAagattataatattaatttgtcCATATTCAAAgattataaattcatttattcaccaaaatttaatattaaaatttttagtctaaaattgaaaatttatcaCAAGAATCTCATGGAATCTTGTGATAGTGGACTCATGGGACCAACTGAAACGAGAAATTTGGAATCTTATGAAAATACTCATGTAGAACCTTGTAAAACAAGTGTATTAGAATCTTGTAACATGAGATTCTTAGAACCTCGTGACAATAGACAGTCggaaataaaaatttttggaccatatgaaaaaaatattttatatgtaaTTTATAGTGAGATTAGAgaattacaaataatatttgaagatcaaattttattatttaagtATACAAATCATTGGAATGAgaaagtatataaaatacctAAAGAACTTAAATTCTATACTAGAGATCAATTTGGagatatattattaacaccAGAAAATTATAGAGTAGAATTAAGAGATATGAGAAggtttaaatatatatttgataatttcaAATGTGATCAAGTGTGTcataataatgaaatagTTTGGAAATCTGATGGTActaaaaatgttaattcAATAGTTTACTTTAggaaatataaaattattattaatttaggtatcaaaaatttatattacaaattaaattctaaaGGCCATTGGATACAATATTAACATTCcaaaattcattaaaataactaattaaatcattaataatatgattttCCCTTTAATTTGGTACTTAAATAGTGTTAATTTGGTCTTATTTATGGGTGTTTTAGGCTACTTAGGTAGTCTTATTTAAGCTCTAATTTAGTCTTAGTAGTACCATAATTTGGTACTTAATTATGACTATTTTACCTTTAATTTACCCTTATTTTACCTCTTAATTATCCATACTAGACGCTTAATTTACCTTAATTTAACGCCTTAATTAGTCTAACTAGTCGCTTAATTACTCCTTGTTTACTCCTATTTTGACTCTAAATTTGCTCCTCAGATGCCTCTCTATTACCCATTACTAGGCCTATTTTACTCCTTATTTAGCTCTAAATTAGGCTTATTTACCCTTATTTACGGCTTAATCATCTATAATCGGTCCTCAACTAgtctaattttattcctTATTTTACTGTTAATTTAGTCTTAACTTGTCTTACTTGTCTTATTCTACTCTTATTTTATCTCCATTTAATCCCTAGTTTACCCCTTTAATTACCCCTAATTTACCCTTATTTTACCGTTAAATCTCCATAATTTACCCTTACTCTACTCCTTAATTACCTCTTAATCACTActttattactaatataaagaatatataacaCCCACAAGgaatgaaaatattataaaattacaaataaaaaaacgaattaatttaaaaggTCAAAAATAgtctaattttattataaatattattaatttcaactCAACTGTTAGTATAGAATAAATATCTGTGTGTAAAATATGGAGTTGATGcaattgttaatattactTCATgtaagtaatttttaattaataattctatagattattaatttcattattgCAATTAATAATGGATTTCCAAATCCATTAACACAACATAGACAGCAACATAGACAGGAACATCAAGACACAGgaatgaatataaaacaaCATCCAGACATAGGAACTAATATAGAAAAATCCTCCGATTCTAGAACTAATAATACAGAACATCCTGATTCCGGAGTTAGTGAAAAAAATTTGATACCAATAATATTGGATATAAGTATTGAAGGTTCTAGTGATAGAATAGATTATTTGGAGCATAGAGATGGTGGAACATATTCATGTAATAGTAGATATGGTATTAGTACAATAATAGACTCAGGTGTTGATGAATTTTCAAAACcagaaataatttacaaggcaaaaaatgaaaatgaatatgCTTACGCAGTACAAGTTGAAAATATAACACCTGaatctaaaaatataattttacgCTTAAACGGtagttttattaaattaaccAAGAAAAATGATAGGATAAGTAATAGAATAACTGAGGAAAATATAGACAGTACTGAGGAAAATATAGATAGTACtgaggaaaataataatagtatgaTGGATGAGAAAAAGAATTGGATAAGAAGTGATAGAATAACATTAGATATTAAAGAAAATGatcataataataattatcaaataattggTAAGAAttcaacaatttttaatagtGTGTTTAAAGATGTGGATATACCTGATCATGACTgttatacaaattatgtAGCGATAAATGGTAACttatttaatagaattattGAGGGAAATGATTTAGTAATTTGGGAATCTAATGATCCATTGGAATGTATTAAAGAagtttcattatatataaaaaataatataaaatatttagcATTTTTAtctaacaattttaattattttctttataaatgggataataatttatggaATAATCTGACCaatgattttaatagtaAACTCGTGACAGTAGATCCAGTTGTAGGTTTAGGAGGAGGAACTAGTGATTTAGAAGTAGATAAGATTAGTTTGAGTGAAGAAAAAGGTAATTTGGAAGAAGATAAGATTAGTTTAGAAGTAGATAAGATTAGTTTGGgtttacaaaaaattgatttggaagatgaaaaaattgatttggaagatgaaaaaattgatttGGGAGATGAAAAAGATAATTTGGAGgataaattgataaatttaagagaattaaaattttattttaataatgatgaATTGAAAAGAATAGAAGAATTGCCTGGTAGTTATTCTATAAgtttatattgtttaaGATATTGTGtagaattttattttcctaaatttaatcttaatccaaatgaaattttagctgatgtttttatttataatttattagataataatatgtatttAAGATTAAGAAATCGTAATATAATTCCTATTAAtacatataatattaaattatgtattgattctcccgttacggtgcttggtcaaacaGAAAGTACTCCTCCTAAGGGAGCTGTTACTGTGGATACTAGTACCCTTcgaccaagcaccgtaactaagggaaagagagctaattctatgcctatggagtgtactgGTGGgaaaattttgaatgaaattgctgttgtaactaaAACTAAGGAGTCAGGTACTTTTGTGGATACTGTGGATACTactggaaagggagctaattctatgggtacagagtgtactagtactactaGTAGTATTACAGAGGAAAATAGTGATATTGAGGATCTTGATACAGTTGTATtagacaccgtaacggaaaCAAATACTGATATAGaattagaatatataataaattcattaaaaattgctaaaaatttagaaaatgaagatgatCCAACAAATTATGTAACTACACCGGAAGATCCACTGAATTATGTAACTACACAAgaaaatacatttaattctttagaagattcattaaattcattagaaaattccttaaatacctttgaaaattcattaaactCATTAGCAAATTATGTTAATACACcaaaaaatacaataaatCATGTAAATCCCTTAGGAAATCCACTTAATTCCGTTAATTCCGTTAATTCCTTAGGAAATCCCCTAAATCCCTCAAATCCGCTTCAAAATCCCTTAGATCCACTAAATACTATAAATGAATTAGAAGATcctattaatatttcaatagatataaataatataaattcaacaagagaatataaaatatatataaagaatGAATTGAAAGAAATTAAACCATATAGAAATTATTCGTTTGATAAGGTAATGGAATCAGATGGAAGAGTTCAGGAGATAATTTGGTCATGTGAAGATCCAGAGGAGACTGTGAAACACCTAACATATTTCAATGGAgttattgaaaaatatcTCCTAATGTTCATAAATAAGAAGAAATATCTATTGTTTAGGTATGTGATTTGGGAAAATAAGTGGACTGATGTTACGAATACAAGTGTGAATTTATCTGAATTAAAGTTTTTTACAAAAGGAGAGTTTGTTACAGGAGAGTTAGTTACAGAAGGAGAGTTAGTTACAAGAGAGTTAGattatagaatttttaCCTTTGGTTATAACTTTGAAATTGCCTTCAAAACTCCCTGTCACAAGGTGACATATTACAATGCAGTATTATGGTCAAATGAAGAAACTGATTGTAAAAAAATacataaaattgttattaaaCCAATTGTTAATAGATTACACATTTTCtttatgaataataaaatcagaCGTTTCAATgttactaataattatatcaaCTTCATTTCTGAAGATGATTGTATTttctataaaaataatcttttcaaatgaaaattaagAGAGGAgatagtattaatattggaGGGGAGAGGGAGAGGAGGTACTGGTGGAGAAAGAGAGAGGAAAAAAGAATTTTCTTCATactcaaatatattaattatacacttaataactttaatagtatataatattgtataaattaatagattaattgatatatttaatatcttctaataaataatcaGTAATTTCAGGTATAATTGGTGGTTCTCTTTCAGGTGATGGATCAAATTGTATactaaacaattattaactataaatatataaataaatatatttatgagGATAATTCTGTGTAAATTAGGATAATTCTGTGTAAATTAGGATAATtatctattaataattgtgtTGTAAGGATTACAATGTGAAATTAAGattttcatcaatttcTAAAATTGCACCTTGATTACCACAACGATAACAATAATTTGGTGCACTAAATATTGTTACTACATTTTTATCTTGTGACCATTGATATCcctaatatataatatactataattacGTTACGGAGCTTGGTCAAACGGTACCGTAAGGAACTAACACAGTAAGGGTATAAGTAACCTCTATTAAGAGTTATAACTAAGTAATAGAGGtaactaactactatatatataactaaggaGCCCCTTTAGGGGCTAGTGGTATGtacaagcaccgtaactgaaCACAGTAACGTTATAATACTTCCATAGTTAGTTGATGTGCTCTAGCAATAAGATCAAGTCCATTATTTTGATTAAAAGCTTTAGTAATATCATAACCAAAAGTAAAACCAGCACCTCTAGGACTTAAACCCCAACCTGTACGTTCTTCAGGATCTGACCATAATAAATCACACATTGCACCTTCATGTGGTATCTCTTGtatactaatattataaaattaatactatatataatatattctaATACTTATAGTTATGTAATCTAAGGGTAATCTAggggtagttaagtaggtagttaagggctATTTTAGGCCATTTAAGGGGTTTGAGTACTATAGGCTTATTTTTAGGTAATTAAGGttattaagtagttaaggggtctatagtagtctagttagagtagttaaggtaGTCTAAGGAGTATTGggaataattataataccGATCAAGTTTACGTATATGATCAAGTGAATCAATAGAAGGTGATAGACCAGCATGTGGacaaaaaattttattttcaattaaaGCAGCCAATGgtaaaaaatcaaataaatctaaacacaaattaattaatttaattagtgGATGGATAAGTTAAATGAGTATGTAGTTGAACCTGTAAAACATTTCCAAATATATGAATTACCATATTTACGTAAACATTCATCATAGAAACCATATACTTGTGTTATTTGTCTACATTCATGGTTTCCTCTTATTATAAATACTataaaacatattaatttcagtaacggtgcttggtcaaacgGTAACTAAtccccgtaaggggtataactaactaaagACTAATCCCCCGGAGGGACTAACTACCTAAAGTATATAGCTAATCCCCTAATAACTAACTAGACCCGGAAAAGGAGATAACTATACACTTTTACTACAAtaggaaagggagctaaaaAACTGTATAACTATAGAAAGCCCCTTTCGGGGGTTAGCATATTGGAGCTgctggagcaagcaccgtaacgtagcaccgtaatggaatACCTCGATGTTTATATCTAACTTTAAGTGAAACAATAAGAATAACAGATTCAACAGAATAATAACCACGATCAACATAATCACcaagaaaaagaaaattagtattaggAGCAGAACCAGCAATTCTAAAGAGTTCTTTTAAATCATAAAGTTGACCATGAATATCACCAACAACAGTAACTGGAgctttaataaataaaatattactcTCATCAATGAGAATCTCTTTAGCCTTCTCACATAATTTCACCACTTCAGATTCCGATACAAATTCACAATTCAAAgcattattaattatattatccaaatcatttatttctacttgattcaaataataatctaCAGTTGTTTGCATTCATATATcttattcaattattaatacaaattatacaaatttttaagaatttatagaaattacacaaattatagaaattacaaattttttaagaaattatattaaataatattaaaatatgtaaaaatttaaattatatgaaatttttttaaatattgtgggtataataatttaatttagtaaataattaatataattaattttgatgtgtaatgaaattgaatatattagaatttgataaataagAATTTGGATATATGgatgatgaaattgaagatgttaatattattgttaatttagaatttaGTGGTGGTTTAGATTCTCTTGTAATTGATCAAGAAAAAGAATTAAcacttaaaattttctctaaaaatattaatttaggacaattaatttgttatatacGTAATTACATTATTGGAACAAAAAAAGATTTTTTCTCATATATCATTACTAATACTACGGGTACCAACtatactaatagtactacgggtactactaatactaatactaatactagGGAGTCAGGTACTAATACTAGGGGATTAGGTACTAGTGAGGGAGCTGTTACTGAGGATAGTAATGAGGATATAATTAGAATAGAATGTAATTTGAAGAAATATAATGGTATAttgaatattaatgaaaaatgtaaaataagaCCAGGTGTATTAGttttagtaaataataCAGATTGggaattattaaataaagaaaatacaattttaaaaaatcatgATCTAATTTCTTTCATATCTACACTTCATGGTGGTTAATTTCTTTCTATACACAttatactactactactgaGGGTACTACCaagggaaagggagctaaataTACACTTTTAATACCCttggaaagggagctaattctatgggtaCAAAGTGTACTACTgagaaaattttgaatactattgctgttgtaactaaAACTAGGGAGTCGGATACTAATACTgttactaataatttattgtaaaaaaaatgttaatattgaAATCATTTAAAAGACCTAAAGGAGGTGGACCATGtccattaattaataatccAGTGAAGAAGTGGTTgaaatatttatcaatatttcatataattttacttgTAATGACTTGTGTTTCAATTAGTTTTCCATTTATTCATGATTTACATTGTTCAATTCTATTCAATTCACTTGCTAATCTTATAGCATCCGCTATATGTTCTACACTCATGGCtacatattatattattgtatcAAATAAAGATTTAGGTAATATTTTACTACTTACTAATAGTGCTACTAATATTCCTCCAAAGGGAGctattaatactaataaggtggataatgtaaataatgtgTAGGAACAGAAAATGAATGGGCAATAACAGCTATAATAACTATATCAGTTGTTATTATAGATATTAGTATTTCAGgtattattaatagttACAGTGTAATTaacagtagttaagagtagttaCGAGTATACAAATACTAACTACTTAGGTATCTAAGACGTATTAAGAACTCTAGGGCATTCTAGGCTTAtttagagtagttaagatTATGtttagagtagttaagagtataTTTAGAGGTAGTAAGGTATATATAGGTTGGggtatatatacatttacaAATTCATCATTTAAGATATATAAAGCATTAAATGATGAATTTCAAGTTGAACCAGATTGTTTACAAACAAAAGCAAGagttttttatatttctgGATTTATTGTTATTTGTTTACATATTTTTGTTGCAGgtacggtgcttggtcaagcggTACCCCCGAAGGGCGTTCCCttagttatttatagtagttataccccttacggggaCTAGTTAGTTATGCCCTTAGGGTACTTAGTTACTGTTTGACCtcacaccgtaacggagttatatatattatgtagGAGCATGTGTAATAGCATCTGCATTGTTAGGAAAAGGAATAAAGAAACAATTGATGGAATTAAGATTATTATCataatgtattattattcatatataattatatattgtaaGAATTTTTGAAAAGGATAATTATATCCAAGACAATAAAAGGTAGTAGACTTAAACTTAAAGCCGAAGAGCTGCAGATTGCGGCCAAAGCACTTCAAGATAAGGCCACCAATGAGAAAGTTAATATACATACTCAAGCCGGCACTCTAGCCTCTTCAGCCCAAACTCTAGCCGAAAATACACCTCCCCAGGCTTTTGTTAATGCCGACACTGTAATAGACAAATTCGACGAACTGGAAGATGCATACAATCAACTAAGTACAAGTAGTCCTGTTGACCAGGCTAAGGTAGAGAAGGAATTTAATACTGTCAAACACATATATGATACTATGATCAATGTTAAGAAAGCCAAAAAACTTCAAGAACAAGTTGGTACCCAGGATGGTAAAGGTGGTTCTGATCAAAAGATATGGTATTATGCCAACGAACTATATGGTAAAGCCAACATACTAGCCGGTGCCGAAAAACTTAAAGCTCCAGAAGCTCAAGATGGTGAAGATCCTACTAAAGAACTCAAACATCTTGCCGAAAAACTTCGCGATGCCGTAGGACAAAATGACAACTCTGGTCTCCAAAAGGCCCTCAGTGAACTCTCTACTGCTCGAGAAAGTAATCCCAAGGACTTAATTCCCATGGCCAAAGATGTAATAGATAAATACAACTCAGTCAAAGAAGCCTACGAAAAGGTCAAGGCACAAGCAAGTGAATATACTAAAGCTCTTACTAAAACTGGTGAAACAAGTAAATACACCAATGTTAAATCTGCTTTCCAAGCACTTGAAAGTGCCTACAACCTTGGAAAGTGTAAGGATATCACTCCTATTTTTGACAAAGAGTATATTGATATCCAAACCAGTATTGTTTCTGATAGACTCACTTCTAAAGCCACAGAAATAGAGTCTAAGGCCCAAGCACTTAGAACCACTGCCGAACGTCAATCTACCACTGAACTAGCCGACAATAGGAACAATGACATCAATAGCACTACAAATAAACTTGGTAGTGAACTCCCTACTAAAGCCACAACACTAAAGAGTAAGGCCGAAAAGCTTTACAATGCAGCTCAACGACTAGAAGAGACTGCTGAGGACCCTAGTCCACTTGCTGATCTTAAAAATCATGCCGAAGAACTTGCTACAGCAGCCAAGAAAGATACTACTAGTGATGGTCTATTCTATGCTGCACAGGCACTAGAATCTGGTGGTGGTGATAGTCTTGAAGATAAGGCCACTAAGGTCATAACTAAGTTTGACAAGGTCCAACGTGCATACACCGCACTAATGACTAAAGCTAAACAAATTGGTAAACAAGGTCATTCTGAGGTCAACTCTGTTGAAAATGAATACACTGAACTGAAGGAACATTATGATGGGATGTTAAACCTTACCAAACTCTCCAAGATGGCCAAAGATCTTACTGGTACACTTCAAGGTCCAGCCACTACTCTAGCCTCTAGTGTCAAAGAACTACGTGATAACACTGATGGTAACGATTATCCTAAGGCCCAAACTGTAATACAAAACTACGAAAAGGTAGAATCTGCATACACCTCACTAGGTGATAAGCAAAGTGTTAAGGATAAGTTTGAGGCTCTCAAGACGCTTTACGACAAGATATTTAAGTTCACCAAGGTCAAGTACTACTCCGAACAACTTGAAGGTGCAGCCGATCCTAGCGGTGATGCCGAGAAGGTAATTACCTTCTTCAACTCAGTCGTTGTTGCCTACAACGCACTAGGTGAGACTGAACAGAAACATGTTAAAGATCAATTCACTGAACTTCAAACTGAGTATTCCAAtggtatatataaatataagtTCCATATCCTAACTATTCCTTTCATGGTTACCAATTGGTTAAACTTTCTCAGATATGTATTCATGGGTAGTTGGGGCGTCTATCACGAAAAGGTCTGTAAAGGTACTGGTAATGAACAACCTGGACGTACTGGTTGTCCAAAACCTGAAGATTCTGCTACTGAGACTGTCAATAGTATTAAACTAGAACTCactaatagtactagtGACATTACTCATAAAATAATCCTCAATGGTACTGGTAGTAGTGGTACTGTAAGTACTTCCAAAGCTATCACTCTAGCCAGTGGTGGTGATGTTACCCTAACCATCAATCTTCCTGGTGGTGAAATAAAACTCAGCAAACTAACCATCAGTGG encodes the following:
- a CDS encoding Tpr-related protein family member, putative (transmembrane;~2 probable transmembrane helices predicted for TA15500 by TMHMM2.0 at aa 53-75 and 931-953); this translates as MFRVVKSIFRGSKVYIGWGIYTFTNSSFKIYKALNDEFQVEPDCLQTKARVFYISGFIVICLHIFVAGTVLGQAVPPKGVPLVIYKFLKRIIISKTIKGSRLKLKAEELQIAAKALQDKATNEKVNIHTQAGTLASSAQTLAENTPPQAFVNADTVIDKFDELEDAYNQLSTSSPVDQAKVEKEFNTVKHIYDTMINVKKAKKLQEQVGTQDGKGGSDQKIWYYANELYGKANILAGAEKLKAPEAQDGEDPTKELKHLAEKLRDAVGQNDNSGLQKALSELSTARESNPKDLIPMAKDVIDKYNSVKEAYEKVKAQASEYTKALTKTGETSKYTNVKSAFQALESAYNLGKCKDITPIFDKEYIDIQTSIVSDRLTSKATEIESKAQALRTTAERQSTTELADNRNNDINSTTNKLGSELPTKATTLKSKAEKLYNAAQRLEETAEDPSPLADLKNHAEELATAAKKDTTSDGLFYAAQALESGGGDSLEDKATKVITKFDKVQRAYTALMTKAKQIGKQGHSEVNSVENEYTELKEHYDGMLNLTKLSKMAKDLTGTLQGPATTLASSVKELRDNTDGNDYPKAQTVIQNYEKVESAYTSLGDKQSVKDKFEALKTLYDKIFKFTKVKYYSEQLEGAADPSGDAEKVITFFNSVVVAYNALGETEQKHVKDQFTELQTEYSNGIYKYKFHILTIPFMVTNWLNFLRYVFMGSWGVYHEKVCKGTGNEQPGRTGCPKPEDSATETVNSIKLELTNSTSDITHKIILNGTGSSGTVSTSKAITLASGGDVTLTINLPGGEIKLSKLTISGTNLTIQGGTSRVSVTKKSNPWVTGTPVKLHSSNGATLTGTTLTINKQDPGGKEATITGSPSGGNVELNYSTGSGTIEISGTAITALEGKFIPDELHDKHKEQKCCIYSKQYTWQDSANTYVVWWNIFNILMPLQICLAAIFIYSLNNREYHSYLLSCSSSNAAG